The Spirosoma radiotolerans genome has a window encoding:
- a CDS encoding APC family permease: MAQNQLKKLLGVGFGVAVTIGGTVGTGILRKPGPIAQDIGNPTLIIGVWLAVGLYALAGSLSVMELGTMLPKAGGWYVYARRAFGNYAGFIIGISSWLGSVSAMAFGAAVMSEYIGLLSPALVDYQQSMAIGILVAFVAFHSLGVRLASRAQEIMSVLKAVGLLAFVVICFVVTPDKPITATAVRPLAEGGLWVGILAALQAVFYTYDGWHTAAYFTEEDVDPSRNLPRSMIRGVLLIIGIYLFVNLALLYVLPMSALAASKLPAADAVQLLFGPGSAKVVTFLLMISIMGIINAQIMFNPRVIFAMGRDGLFFRFVTHVNAGGTPTYATILTASASVLMILTNTYGKLSDIATFFFVLCYASCFAALIRLRQTEPDLERPVRAWGYPFSTWTLLVASLAFLLGVVIGDFSSSLYALGFVAVSYPVYRLIKAR, translated from the coding sequence ATGGCTCAAAACCAACTTAAAAAATTACTAGGCGTCGGCTTCGGTGTGGCCGTTACAATTGGTGGCACCGTGGGCACAGGCATTCTGCGAAAACCTGGTCCCATTGCCCAGGATATTGGCAATCCAACATTGATTATTGGCGTCTGGCTGGCGGTTGGTCTCTATGCACTGGCGGGGTCGCTGTCTGTCATGGAGCTGGGCACCATGCTACCCAAAGCCGGCGGCTGGTACGTATATGCCCGACGGGCCTTTGGCAATTATGCCGGGTTCATTATCGGAATCAGTAGTTGGCTGGGCAGCGTCTCGGCAATGGCTTTTGGGGCCGCTGTTATGAGTGAATACATCGGCTTGCTATCGCCCGCGTTGGTGGATTATCAGCAAAGTATGGCCATCGGCATTCTGGTTGCTTTTGTTGCCTTTCACTCGTTGGGAGTACGATTGGCCAGCCGGGCGCAGGAAATAATGAGTGTGTTGAAAGCGGTTGGTCTACTGGCCTTTGTGGTTATCTGCTTTGTGGTCACGCCAGACAAACCCATAACGGCTACTGCCGTCCGGCCCCTGGCGGAAGGCGGTCTCTGGGTGGGTATTCTGGCCGCCCTTCAGGCGGTCTTTTATACTTACGATGGGTGGCATACAGCCGCTTACTTTACCGAAGAAGACGTCGACCCCAGCCGCAACTTACCCCGCTCCATGATTCGGGGAGTCCTCCTGATTATTGGGATCTACCTATTCGTCAATCTGGCGTTGCTCTACGTATTGCCGATGTCGGCCCTTGCCGCGTCGAAGTTACCGGCCGCTGATGCAGTTCAGCTTTTATTCGGGCCAGGAAGCGCCAAGGTTGTTACCTTCCTGTTAATGATCTCGATCATGGGCATCATCAATGCCCAGATCATGTTCAATCCGCGCGTTATCTTCGCCATGGGCCGCGACGGTTTGTTTTTCCGGTTTGTTACGCACGTCAATGCGGGAGGCACGCCAACCTACGCGACCATTCTGACAGCCTCGGCGTCTGTTCTGATGATTCTGACCAATACCTACGGGAAGCTGTCCGACATTGCTACGTTTTTCTTCGTGCTTTGTTACGCGTCGTGTTTTGCCGCGCTGATTCGCCTTCGGCAAACGGAACCGGACCTTGAACGCCCGGTCCGGGCCTGGGGCTACCCGTTTTCAACCTGGACGTTGCTTGTTGCCTCTCTGGCTTTTCTCCTCGGCGTCGTCATCGGCGACTTTTCGAGCAGTTTGTATGCGCTGGGCTTCGTCGCCGTCAGCTATCCGGTTTATCGGCTGATAAAAGCCAGGTAA
- the crcB gene encoding fluoride efflux transporter CrcB: protein MILRLVLSASIPVFRKFANMRALLMNAYVLVFFGGGLGSVLRYALGRLIPVTFASSPFPTAILLVNVVASFVLGAIVSWVIGRSAGEEARLLIGVGFCGGLSTFSSFSNDTVLLAQNGRLGAALLNIGLNVILCLVASAAGLWFGQKL from the coding sequence GTGATTCTACGACTGGTTCTGTCTGCCAGCATCCCGGTTTTTCGTAAGTTTGCCAACATGAGAGCCTTGCTGATGAACGCTTACGTGCTGGTTTTTTTCGGGGGTGGGCTGGGAAGTGTACTACGCTATGCGCTTGGCCGACTGATACCTGTCACATTCGCGAGTTCACCGTTTCCTACGGCCATTCTGCTCGTGAACGTAGTGGCTAGTTTCGTGCTGGGCGCTATTGTCAGTTGGGTAATTGGCCGGTCGGCGGGCGAAGAAGCGCGTCTGCTCATCGGGGTGGGCTTTTGTGGTGGGCTCAGTACCTTCTCAAGTTTTAGTAATGACACGGTTTTACTGGCGCAAAATGGCCGTTTGGGGGCTGCTTTGCTCAACATTGGCCTGAATGTGATTCTGTGCCTGGTCGCTTCGGCCGCGGGACTTTGGTTTGGACAAAAATTATGA
- a CDS encoding M14 family zinc carboxypeptidase has translation MISTQLQAQEVARQLHDAHETYKEKSLTHRRFKHADIVPLLQAIAQPLSVSQVGESLEKRAIYQVKAGTGTTNVLLWSQMHGDEATATMALFDIFNFLSAHGDGFDAFRQTILSKTTLYFLPMLNPDGAERFQRRTATDIDMNRDALRLQTPEGTLLKRMQQTLQPLVGFNLHDQSPRYSVGKTGKQAVMSFLATAYDEDRNINDVRQRSMQLIAGMNRVLQPFIPGQIARYDDEFEPRAFGDNIQKWGTTLILIESGGYKGDSEKMAIRRLNFVAILSALKAIADGSYRQESKADYLAIPENGRALFDLLIRNATVVREGKPVTVDVGINYDEVNDKTSKQFQYKSTIEDIGDLSTFYGIDEIDATGLTLVPARVHTDPLESPADLDKLDLPALHRDGVVAFKVRQATKDSFPNQAVHLLLDGELPAQPLQLEQIPTFLLMKGNQIKYTFVNGFWKDSRGKVPNGILD, from the coding sequence ATGATTTCGACTCAGTTGCAAGCCCAGGAGGTAGCCCGTCAGCTCCATGACGCACACGAAACCTACAAGGAAAAAAGCCTTACACACCGGCGTTTCAAGCATGCCGACATTGTGCCTTTGCTACAGGCCATAGCCCAGCCCTTGTCGGTGAGCCAGGTAGGGGAGTCGCTGGAGAAACGAGCTATTTATCAGGTTAAAGCGGGAACAGGAACAACCAATGTATTGCTTTGGAGCCAGATGCACGGCGATGAAGCGACCGCCACCATGGCCTTGTTCGATATATTCAACTTTCTGAGCGCCCACGGTGATGGCTTCGACGCGTTTCGGCAGACTATTCTGTCAAAGACGACGCTTTACTTTCTGCCGATGCTCAATCCGGACGGTGCCGAGCGGTTTCAGCGCCGGACGGCTACGGATATCGACATGAATCGGGATGCCCTTCGTCTGCAAACACCGGAGGGAACTTTGCTCAAACGCATGCAGCAAACGCTGCAACCGCTGGTTGGGTTTAACCTTCATGACCAGAGCCCCCGCTACAGCGTTGGAAAAACGGGGAAGCAGGCGGTTATGTCGTTTCTGGCAACGGCCTATGACGAAGATCGGAATATCAATGACGTTCGACAGCGGTCTATGCAGCTGATTGCAGGCATGAATCGGGTTTTACAGCCGTTTATTCCCGGCCAGATTGCCCGCTATGACGACGAATTTGAGCCACGCGCTTTTGGGGATAATATTCAAAAGTGGGGAACAACCTTGATTTTGATCGAATCGGGAGGCTACAAAGGCGATTCTGAAAAAATGGCGATTCGGCGGCTGAATTTCGTCGCGATTCTGTCGGCGCTCAAAGCCATTGCCGATGGTTCATACCGGCAGGAATCCAAAGCAGATTACCTGGCTATTCCGGAAAATGGCCGGGCGTTATTCGATCTCCTCATTCGCAATGCAACGGTTGTCCGCGAAGGCAAACCAGTTACGGTTGACGTGGGAATTAATTATGACGAGGTCAACGACAAGACCAGTAAACAGTTTCAGTACAAAAGCACCATTGAAGACATTGGGGATTTGTCGACGTTTTATGGCATCGACGAAATCGATGCGACAGGCCTGACACTGGTACCCGCTCGGGTTCATACCGATCCTCTGGAATCCCCCGCCGATCTGGATAAACTGGATTTGCCCGCTCTTCACCGAGACGGTGTGGTTGCGTTTAAGGTACGGCAAGCTACCAAAGACAGCTTTCCAAATCAGGCTGTGCATTTGCTTCTGGATGGCGAGCTACCTGCTCAACCACTCCAACTGGAGCAAATCCCGACTTTCCTGCTGATGAAGGGAAATCAGATCAAGTACACGTTTGTGAACGGGTTTTGGAAAGACAGTAGGGGTAAGGTACCTAATGGGATACTGGATTAA